The genomic stretch tttaaaagtatttttttgcaatatttaaattttaaaagccccaaatgttgatagttgaaatttctcaattttaacgtctaaatttaacacgcaaagttgaatatagaattaatcatattgtctataatatatatcctattgctatgaaactttgtaagcagtcttataatatattaagctttagtcataccaagttttattaagattggacaactttttctatcctattaggtccgagtacacagttatcgtcctttgattttcgttgtccacgaatatagtccttagtgtggacagtgtgttacttgccaatttttgttataccccttccaaatttatttctccatgttttatgcctcatatagcaagttgggggttgaaatgacactgtaaaaaaaattgggtcataaatattgatgtaaagtagtgattaggtccagctgaaaaaggtcaaaaattagcacttcagaagctgtcaaaagatttcaagacccccttaacataaaattgtccatattttgagttagagctgatgaagttttctataattttgatataatttgtcccaaaagtagtacaacacactgtaaaaatattattgagaaagcgcaggtgggatttttttaattttcatttattgtctaaaagaaatgcactacgaaataactgtgtactcggacctaagaggtgaaatcaggaaatatagaatctgtactttggcaacttccctggatgatttgatggtgtcaatttgtcaaatagcataaaactaaaggatttaaacttttatttgatagaatttctgcaaaaatgaccaattttggcattatatggtcaaaataagcatttcatagctttttcaatgttgatgcataagtggcattttgactttctatctgacatgttttcatgtgtcaatttttgtgtttctatgctttaatccagttttattactcatttgtgaactctgaatctacagaaaagaagattatctcagacaatatgagcaaaatgtgttgtataaatgaccctcgtctaacgccctgtttggatcaagttaaatgtgaggagcatggcacatacaagttgaagtccataataaagccctcactaaatttgtataaaaagcacttaacaatgtcttttgtacctgtttcatttcacataatatctttctttacttctgtaggatagcatgtggttcaaatataagcctgttgagactaaaattgcatgcaagtttttcactaaaaagtgaaaaatcattgtatcagaccatactgtctggtaaaaatgttgaatgtaagagcctttttgtgctcagatttattgtatcatgtcacctgagtatagaaatgatagaaaagacacaaatttttatttcttatagctttcaatatgcatttttaaatgtaaatatgtgctacggcctaaattgaccctaaattaattttagtcttacgtggcctaagacccttttaaactaatatgatatgttatttgtaagttttctttccatttaaagtacattaaatacatatgtaaggattatttataatcaaaaagcttcacaaatttaaaattgctggaaaatattacatctttatgtaaggccccccttcattggaaaacctccatttttaggcacaggctcatataaatttgacttttgaataattatgctaagtctgatatatcaaatgagtactctattgctttaaatacatgatatattatatattaaggcattttaaaagtatttttttgcaatatttaaattttaaaagccccaaatgttgatagttgaaatttctcaattttaacgtctaaatttaacacgcaaagttgaatatagaattaatcatattgtctataatatatatcctattgctatgaaactttgtaagcagtcttataatatattaagctttagtcataccaagttttattaagattggacaactttttctatcctattaggtccgagtacacagttatcgtcctttgattttcgttgtccacgaatatagtccttagtgtggacagtgtgttacttgccaatttttgttataccccttccaaatttatttctccatgttttatgcctcatatagcaagttgggggttgaaatgacactgtaaaaaaaattgggtcataaatattgatgtaaagtagtgattaggtccagctgaaaaaggtcaaaaattagcacttcagaagctgtcaaaagatttcaagacccccttaacataaaattgtccatattttgagttagagctgatgaagttttctataattttgatataatttgtcccaaaagtagtacaacacactgtaaaaatattattgagaaagcgcaggtgggatttttttaattttcatttattgtctaaaagaaatgcactacgaaataactgtgtactcggaccgtctggactaaaatacacacgaaacgaacctacatattatcaaccccatgctctgtaaactgtttattttagaattttggtagtttggataaacgttttacattattataaatcaaatatgagaatttgagtcaaatcggtgaccacgaatttgacagctagtgcccctttaagaatttaatatttttttcataagtcTAGAATACCAATCACACataaaacttctaaaaaaattatcacaatagaatttggaaaatatttaaaCGAATGTTATTTATAAGGAATTAAATACAAACAGATACATTTTTTTCGGGTGTTTTTGGGAGTATATAAATAAGGATACTACAAATGGTCTTCCAATTGAAGACCTACTGCTAATGCAATCTGTAAGTTACAAAtacagataattttattaacccaTCAAGGTGCCTTTTGAAGGGCCAATTAATTACAATGTAAATATTCATAACACATAATCAAACTAAACAATAGAATACATAATAATCGTATTGTTTGTTTACAATCGTGTATCTTAATCATAAAATAGAAATGTCAACattgatgtatatttttttcatattgaatatATCCAGCTAGATTTGGACTAATAGAGATAAGTTCATACTCATATTTTAGATTTGGGTTTGATTTAGTAATGCAACCCTATTTAATGTTAATTAAGTGACCATATTTAGTACAAGTTATGTTAGTATAATCataaggcaaaatcaaataagaaaacgcatcaaaaacgaatggacaagaactgtcatattcctgacttggtacagtcattttcaaatgtagaaaatggtggattagtATGTCAGTTGTGTTTTAATTGTTCCGTTGACATATGGCGTTTAATTTGGTCGGTTTTTATGGACTTCTCCTTTAAGAATTTGCttttgagttcggtatttgtgTAATAAACTTTAATCAGTCTTTAACAATCACAATTTATTCTCTGAAGAAAGATTGATTGTATATTTAAAATTCGGATCATTGAATAATGGCTTTCAATAGTTTTCAAGAACAGGAAAGTCTCATAAAAAATACTTCGTCATCTACTGATTCgttacataatttatattttgcgtcaatattttttttaatttcggtaTTTACCCCTTTGTATATTTAGGTTATGATCATataattttggcaaaatttgttttctttgcTCCTCTGAGCCCATAGTTAAATAAGGTTttagttcatatatattttttaattttcggtAAATTCAATCTCATTTACAGTTACATTACAAATTAATAGGAACTATCAAACTGGTCTACGTTATTGGTGCATTTGGCACTAATTCTAATTTGatgattttagattttcataaatCACGATTTGTTCTTTAGAAGTGCCAGGTATTCCCTCACAGTCCGTGCTTTCCTGTGCATCCACGGTAGCGTATTCATGAACATCTATTTTACTTTGTACGAAACCATGATACGGATGTAAATAATCTTCTTCGTTGAGGTTTTGAGATCTGTTAGAAAGTGAGAAAGACGACTGACTAGGACTTGTTTTGCTCAAATCACTGTGTTTGTCATCGGAAGTTGTATTCTGCAAGTCTTGTAGAATTTCAGACAACAAATGTAGATTTCTTGATTCTTCATGTACATCTTCTCCATCATAAGATACTTCCTGCATTTCAATGTGTACCGGTGAGTGTCTAACAGTGTCTGTTTGTGGCACTGGGACATccttttgtttatattgtatcCGGATATAAGCATGACAAATCAGTGAAACTATAATCAAAACCAAAACTAGAAGCACAACGACCACGCCATAAATGATCTTGTCGCTTGTCAAAAATCCTGTTAAATAATAGGTCATTAGAATTTTTTAATTGCAATCACACATATAATTATTCTTTGAAGAGGAAATGGTTAAAAGTATTTTGATAataatgtttcaatattattttaaagaGTTTGTTGTTTCGTTCATGATACatctttttgtctgtttgttttcaaataacTGCAGAAATTAGTTTATTTTATACCTTGATCTGTATTAATATTATAAGttttgatcattaaattgaaatcAAAACCGTGAATTTACCTTAAATGTATTTGGATATTATTCTGAGGTTCATTTCGATCATAAAACTCCTGGTGAAGTTAAATCtagaaaatcagaaaataaaataccCCCAATCTTTGACAAAGTATTAGTGTGTAAAATGAACATAGACACCAATTTCAATTTGGTAGTCTTCCAAACATCTGGTATTCAGAGTGTTCAATAATGTGCCTTAATTACTTAAGAGTAAATATCTTACCTCCTGAGCACTGTGGTATAACAGTTGTTATTGGTTCATTGCTTTTATTTGCGATGGGACGGTCTATTTAATTAAAGAATACAAATGGAGAAAATAAAGTAGTTTATGTTATACGTCAATATTTTCACAGGTAGTAGCATATGAAGTATTGTGACATAAATCGAACAAGGTTAAAACATGAACGGTAACACTTTTACTGAACCAGATGTATTTAACCATTTCTTTATTTGAACCATACTGATGTAAATAttcatgaaaagtaaaataaatataaaaacgaacTCCATGAttagttcaaaacggaaagttccttatcaaacaCTTACGCACACCAAAGAAATGGAAAACAATGGTCATATGcatgacttgatacaggcattccCTTATGTCacaaatgttggattaaacctggttttaaagcaacATGTAGATATAACAGCTCCAGAAACGTGTGAATAATTACTTGAAGTTATTGATTACATATATTTGTACTGGAAACTCAGTATTATCTagtttataaaatacaaaaaaaaatatagtccgTTTTAAATGGAAAGGTTATAGTATCGTTATAATAATATTTCGAAACGTGTGTCTGGcgcaaaaaaaatcaatcctgATATCTTTGATGGGCTTATCTCATCTCTGTCATCTTATAAAAGGAAGAATAGTTATATTGGTATACAAAccacaaaacaaaaactaaagaataaggaACACGAATCCCAGAAATTAACCTAGGTGATCTCAGAAGCTCAATAATGGTAAGCAAATTAATCACCACATTTGGCCTCTTCGTCTTATTGCTCCTTTCACATCGTCTTATATGGCTTAACGTGGCCTAAAGACATTATAGTATTTGCTTCTCCAAAAGTCGTCATAGGTCAGAGGCAAATATATTAACATGTTTCTGTAGCTTTTGTGCCTCATTTAAGCTCCAGCAGTGTCTCATCAATTTCGAGTTATGATTGTTCTGTAATCGCTGTTGCTTTATTTAGCTTTTCTGTATGACTTAAATTTATTCTAACGGTATGTTTCGGGTTAAGATAACTACAGTAGTGCACATCAATTAGCGCAAAAGATTATGCATCAGTATTATTGACCACCATTTGATTCATATCACTATTAATACACTGTTTGTTACtggtaaattgtaaaaatattcgaattagctctcgccgcgatttagcctttttgtgctaatgcggcgtaaagcaaccaacaatcaatcaatgttacTGGTAATATTAGGTGCCCAATTGATTTCGGAAATAGTAGTCTTTGTTATTTCCGAACTTTTATTAAAACACTGAAACAATTTGCAATTGGAAAAAAGTATGACTACAATTATTTCAGTCGATGTTTGGCTCGTAGattattttctcttttcttttcgGAACCTTCTTGTTATATTACCCCTGAcgttattttaaattaattataaaaggttttgtttttaatgtttctgATGAAGCGTTCcagacatttattcaaaacattctacgattataggtcaaagtactgtcttcaacacggagccttgactcacacagaacagcaagctataagggccctacaaatgactagtataaaaccattcatatgggaaaaccaacggtccaatctatatatatatatattcagaaactttacatatatatattcatatatataaaaaaaaaagagaaacaagaaaGACTTATGAACCGCATCAacaatgacaactactgaacatcagattcctgactgagTTCATTAAGTCGAATAAaccttctttctttttttaaagccaATATTATCTGAACTTTACCTTTTATAACAAGACGAAACAGCCACGAAGTTAAATGCTTGTCATGCAAGCACTGGTAGGTTCCATTATCAGCTTTAGTTAAATTCTTTATCGTCAAATTAAATTCTCCTTTTTCCTTATTAACATCGACCGCATTATTTAGTGGCAAATTGGTGTCTTTTCCTTTAGTTCCTCCATACAGCGTTGTTATAGTATTTTTAGACACATTTCTCCTGAACCAACTGATAGTTTTATTAAAACCAGCTGGTGGACATGATAAGGTTACGTCTTCTCCAATACATACGTAAATTGTTGTATTATTTTTGGAAGACAAACATGCTGAAAGTAAATGTTAATAAGTGAAAGTTCAGTGTATAAACACACTCTTCAAATTTTAATCCTGAAAGTTAAGAACATATACAAATAAGCAGATACGATAAATTGCCAATAGAAAATTGCTACCTGAGAATAAATGTCGTAGAAGTTAGCAGCATGTTCACTTTAATTCGTTCGAAAGCGTTAACTATATTTTCTTGCAACAAAAGTTGTCTAACAGCTTACTTATTTTTTTCGTAAAAAgtatatctatataattatatatatgatatgcaatattttattGGAGTAAGATTTGAGATTGACTCTTGCACATACCTTTGAATACACTTATGATTACAGCTATTTGTAGACATCTGAATTCCATTTCATTCCGCCTCTGCAAGCACAATGTATTTTGTTTGCGTAAAGGTTATTTTTAAACCAAAGATTTACAGTTGCAGTTTATAAGAATATATGATATTAGTTATTGTCAAGAACAACGATTTCTTTTTATTCTAAATATGACGTTACGAGCGTTGATAGCTCAGACAAACAATTTAAGACCTCGTCTTATCAAATACAGAACTCGATTTGCTTCCTTAGTTGAGATCTTGATCAAACAATTCGAAGcctaaataaaatttaaagaggactatgttgaaaatgaatattcAGTGTTCCTAAGGGGCATGCGTATTTCATCATCAATTGATGTGACATCTTTACATTTTAATTATCTGCAGATGGGAAATAATGGTAACTCACAATTAAAAGTCGTACCTGAATTCCAATTACATTTGCTAGAATATAAACAAACACATTATACTTTCCCAAGTTTTATGGTAAGGCTCGTGTTGTTCAGActggagtttttttttatgaaatgttcAATAGATCGTTACTtctctttttgtcgtttttcatttttttgttgctGTGATTTTGTTGGTCTTATTCGGCCAATGAGTTGTGATTCTCCAGATAACGACTTTCGAAGATGGTAGCTAACTAAAAATATGCACTTATTTCAATAATGGAAAACAGCATTTCAATGTCTAAAAATTCCCTAACTGTAAAATACAACATTTATATTGCCTAAAAAAGAGCATATGTGTACACAAACCCACAATAGCTTACCTCGTTTAAGAACTAGACAACTAGCTGTAACTGTCATACGTTAAAATTGAAAGTTTGTATATTTCTAAATATACTCATGACCTGATATTAGATTAACAGAATAATTAAGGAAATTGAATTCAATATATTCAAATCAATTCTTTTCCATAAAACCAACGGAACTAGAATAGTTTAGAATAGTAGATAAGTTTATTACTTATATTTACTTCGATACTCAACACTTTCAAAACTATTTAGAAACCTTCATCTtcagctttttttttaacaaaatctttttgtatttaaatatctAAGGTATCCATTagtaattgatattttaaagcaCATAGAAGGTAGAATTCCTAATCAGAATAAAACTATGTACCACTTGTATTTGTTTCTATCAATAGAAAGGTTGATTAAACATTACTATTATTACATACGGATATACGACCTTCTCATAAATAGAAACATGTACCTATATGGTATGTAATTGTCAATATATGTCCTTGACGGTTGAGTAAAAACGACAAATGCACAAAATTTGCTGTCTTATAACAAGCTTCTATGAGACCAAAAATAACAGAAACTGACAAAGAAATTGATTTTGCACACCTTTTGGAAAACGTTTTTGTCAACCTTCTTGGTTATTCCTTCCAACTTTTTCAGATTGTCCTTTCAGCTGCTTGATTCGAGTGCCGATGATCAGTATTTAGACGAAACATAAATcttttgttataaaacataacCCTTGAATCCTTCAGGATCTTTGATGAAAATAACATCAAAAGAGGGTACAACAACTTTGAAACTCATAAATAACACCAACTATTGTTAAAAGCCATATGATGTCCGATTGTTGCTAATTCCTGCGTCATTAAGTCTCCGGCAAAGAGTTGTCACTAACTTGtttcattgttaatcataccagatcttctcaTTAGCAGTAAAAAAGGAAGCAAGACTTTGTGAAAATGAATTTTCGACGTATTACATTCATTCAAGTTTCAGggttttcataattgtttttatctCACGATTTGACAAGAATAATTGATTGATCCCTACTGCATGATCTTAAGGCACCACATTTAACTAACAGTACATTTTTGTAACACGATGTG from Mytilus edulis chromosome 7, xbMytEdul2.2, whole genome shotgun sequence encodes the following:
- the LOC139482822 gene encoding uncharacterized protein, producing MEFRCLQIAVIISVFKACLSSKNNTTIYVCIGEDVTLSCPPAGFNKTISWFRRNVSKNTITTLYGGTKGKDTNLPLNNAVDVNKEKGEFNLTIKNLTKADNGTYQCLHDKHLTSWLFRLVIKDRPIANKSNEPITTVIPQCSGGFLTSDKIIYGVVVVLLVLVLIIVSLICHAYIRIQYKQKDVPVPQTDTVRHSPVHIEMQEVSYDGEDVHEESRNLHLLSEILQDLQNTTSDDKHSDLSKTSPSQSSFSLSNRSQNLNEEDYLHPYHGFVQSKIDVHEYATVDAQESTDCEGIPGTSKEQIVIYENLKSSN